A genomic window from Anthocerotibacter panamensis C109 includes:
- the yqeK gene encoding bis(5'-nucleosyl)-tetraphosphatase (symmetrical) YqeK, giving the protein MREQVLDWLKVQVPRKRLQHILGVEKTAAQMAYHYGLDIQKAARAGLLHDLAKCFSSEQLLGEALRFGIELDDVTRANPHLLHAEVGAGLARELFAEEDPQVLAAIANHTLGRPAMDDLSCILYVADWIEPTRLAPELNELRTLAFQDLHRAVLLGCRLSVADLLVEERPIHPRTILTRNWLLSQAPVGVA; this is encoded by the coding sequence ATGCGCGAACAGGTTTTGGATTGGCTTAAGGTACAGGTCCCCCGCAAGCGTCTCCAGCACATCCTGGGGGTCGAAAAAACAGCGGCGCAAATGGCTTATCACTATGGCCTAGATATCCAAAAAGCTGCGCGGGCGGGGCTGTTGCACGACCTAGCCAAGTGCTTTTCTAGCGAGCAACTATTGGGTGAAGCGCTGCGCTTTGGGATTGAGCTGGATGACGTGACGCGGGCTAATCCTCACCTGCTCCATGCCGAAGTAGGGGCGGGCCTTGCCCGCGAACTCTTTGCAGAGGAAGACCCTCAGGTGCTAGCAGCCATCGCCAACCATACGTTGGGCCGTCCCGCCATGGATGATTTGAGTTGTATTCTCTACGTGGCGGACTGGATCGAGCCCACCCGCCTCGCACCCGAACTCAATGAGCTCAGAACCTTGGCCTTCCAGGATTTACATAGAGCAGTTTTGCTAGGATGTAGATTGAGCGTGGCGGATCTCCTGGTTGAGGAGCGTCCGATTCACCCACGCACGATCCTGACTCGCAACTGGTTATTGTCCCAGGCACCCGTAGGAGTAGCATAG
- the rsfS gene encoding ribosome silencing factor: MDEKKLVELIAQAADEKKGTDIVRIALGQVSVLADYFVLITGQSRAQVRAIAGSIADMAKLHDRVALHIEGMGDASWILQDFGDVIVHTFLPQERGFYQLEAFWGHAPRQIYVPGPPPSWEDWVATEAVKEVPVRVLP, translated from the coding sequence TTGGATGAAAAGAAGCTGGTGGAGCTGATTGCTCAAGCCGCCGATGAAAAAAAAGGAACCGACATCGTCCGCATTGCCCTAGGACAGGTTTCGGTCCTAGCCGATTATTTTGTACTGATTACCGGACAGTCGCGTGCTCAAGTGCGGGCCATTGCAGGCAGCATCGCGGATATGGCGAAGCTGCATGACCGGGTGGCCTTACATATTGAGGGCATGGGTGATGCCAGTTGGATCTTGCAGGACTTTGGGGATGTGATTGTACATACTTTTTTGCCCCAGGAGCGCGGGTTTTATCAACTGGAGGCTTTTTGGGGCCATGCCCCCCGCCAAATCTATGTCCCCGGCCCACCTCCGTCTTGGGAAGATTGGGTCGCGACAGAGGCCGTCAAAGAAGTCCCTGTGCGGGTACTCCCCTAA
- a CDS encoding phytanoyl-CoA dioxygenase family protein, with protein sequence MDNLKATFAQQGYLSFRQVFCPQEITLLLAGIDRARSRLHQLSRGRMFFYDNLFQKNDDLQAFISQPKILDLLTPIAGPDLFVRWDQLVVKEPGGVEFPWHQDNSYNDLIEPHFQLWIALTPMTPENGGLWVQPGSHRSGLLPHIQVDKHMVCTTQPGTPVFIQAEPGDVVLFSSYLLHHTAPNRTQQSRWAYVVEYMSQDQLDPYLRAPYFIASRQGLPAPQFTHFYRGRLKLRNHVNYLVPRMQRVLRRTKKLWHRFVHL encoded by the coding sequence ATGGATAACCTCAAAGCTACTTTTGCCCAGCAGGGTTACCTGTCCTTTCGCCAAGTCTTCTGCCCGCAAGAGATCACGCTCTTGCTAGCAGGCATTGACAGAGCCAGGAGCCGTTTGCATCAGTTGAGTCGGGGCCGAATGTTCTTTTACGACAACCTCTTTCAAAAAAATGACGACCTACAAGCCTTTATCAGTCAACCCAAAATCTTGGACCTGTTGACCCCCATTGCCGGTCCAGACCTCTTTGTGCGCTGGGACCAGTTGGTGGTCAAGGAACCAGGTGGGGTCGAATTTCCCTGGCATCAGGACAACAGCTACAACGACCTGATTGAGCCTCATTTCCAGCTTTGGATTGCGCTCACCCCAATGACTCCAGAGAATGGGGGGCTTTGGGTCCAGCCTGGGAGCCATCGATCTGGCCTGCTCCCCCATATCCAAGTCGATAAACACATGGTCTGCACCACCCAACCCGGCACCCCGGTCTTTATTCAGGCCGAACCGGGGGATGTCGTGCTCTTCTCGTCCTATCTGTTGCACCACACCGCACCCAACCGGACCCAACAGAGTCGTTGGGCCTATGTTGTCGAATACATGTCCCAGGACCAGCTAGACCCCTATTTGCGTGCCCCCTACTTTATTGCCTCCCGCCAAGGTCTTCCCGCGCCTCAGTTTACCCATTTTTATCGCGGGCGGCTCAAGCTGCGCAACCATGTGAACTATCTCGTGCCACGGATGCAGCGCGTGCTGCGCCGGACTAAAAAACTTTGGCATCGGTTTGTCCATCTGTGA
- a CDS encoding DUF72 domain-containing protein yields MKAVCPPVYVGCQGWRYPDWRVQTGVLAALAAPFYGADTRPTEELARYSQTFDLVEVDATFYAIPKASVVEQWRDQTPAPFRFTLKLPRLLTHEARLRRGQATLAQFCDRARLLGSKLAAVLIQLPPSFGVEERASLERFMPYLPTDLPFAIEFRSSPWFTLQTLELLHRYRVALTLGETPWLPSALSLAWLDHLPTDWLYVRIMGAKEGGLTRFTHLQIDREEILSTWATALRERPHLTAYVLVDNHFQGFSPGTATLLKRGLGQEERPFPCDQLPAGTPVQLGLL; encoded by the coding sequence GTGAAGGCTGTGTGTCCCCCGGTCTACGTGGGCTGCCAGGGCTGGCGCTATCCTGATTGGCGTGTGCAGACAGGCGTCTTAGCTGCTCTTGCGGCCCCCTTTTATGGTGCCGACACCCGCCCTACTGAGGAATTGGCCCGCTACAGCCAGACTTTTGATTTGGTGGAGGTGGATGCGACGTTTTACGCCATCCCCAAGGCATCGGTCGTCGAACAGTGGCGCGACCAGACCCCCGCGCCCTTTCGCTTTACGCTCAAACTACCCCGTCTGCTCACCCACGAAGCACGCCTGAGGCGGGGACAGGCTACCCTGGCGCAGTTCTGTGACCGGGCGCGTCTGCTGGGGTCCAAACTTGCTGCTGTCCTCATCCAACTGCCTCCCTCTTTCGGGGTAGAGGAAAGGGCGTCCCTGGAGCGCTTTATGCCCTATCTGCCCACAGACCTGCCCTTTGCTATCGAGTTTCGCAGTTCCCCATGGTTTACGCTTCAGACGCTGGAACTCCTGCACCGCTACCGAGTAGCCCTGACCCTTGGGGAGACACCCTGGCTACCGAGCGCCCTCAGCTTAGCTTGGCTGGACCACCTGCCCACCGACTGGCTTTATGTACGGATCATGGGCGCGAAAGAGGGCGGGCTGACCCGCTTTACCCATCTGCAAATCGACCGGGAGGAGATCCTGAGCACCTGGGCCACAGCCCTACGAGAGCGCCCCCACCTCACTGCCTATGTGCTGGTAGATAACCACTTCCAGGGCTTTTCCCCCGGCACTGCCACGCTGCTCAAGCGCGGATTGGGCCAGGAGGAACGGCCTTTCCCCTGCGACCAGCTACCTGCCGGTACACCCGTACAGTTGGGCTTGCTCTGA
- a CDS encoding PAS domain S-box protein, with the protein MKKSSFVVWIPYGVALMTIALALVLTSWLWTFLAPSRFLLLLTAVIVTVWYGGRGPGLLATGVGMGGGVYYLTSPHYMVAFEEIADIFALLLFGLIGLLISLWVKNGQAKHTLTREREALLRLLVDTNLLGVFFADAVGHITYGNPIFLNLLGYTEADLATQTVSCEQMTPPEYYARDAQALQELFNNQVCTPYEKEYIRKDGRRVPMLTGTALVTGSPEYVVGFVLDLSQQKHDQAECSRRYSEVQAALNHQEEALALLDALQTNTPIGLAFWDRELRFMRVNPAFARMNNRSSEEYLGRTLAEVQPHLAQVVEPLLQQVLATGATILDRELEGEAESDQPRHWQVSYYPVYTREQQLWGVGAVMTEVTQQKQAQDLLWRVKGNLEHRVRKRMHTTHAALQSQITEQERVVGELALREEALRHSEQMLSLHLQQTPLAVIEWDVRFRVSQWNPAAERIFGYTQAEALGMHPTDFVPQEYRSQMQMVCERHLQGQGGQSRTIVNCTRDGRLIYCEWYNTPLVDRNNQVIGVASLVLDITERREAEERLRDEKEFSERLIDSSIDGIIAFDQECRYTAWSAGMERITGLSKEQVLGRVATEVFPFLKEIGEDRHYQAVLCGAQIRTEDRPFTVPATGRSGFFQGYYSPFYGAQGRVIGGLAVIRDITERVRDEALRTRMEEERMQLVREQSALAVAECARREAEAAQGRAAFLAEASDVLAASFDQETRLEAVAHLVVPYLADWCLIDLIEADGGFRRLSIVHPRPEQVHRAWSLTGPHAPTISHGPVRVLTTGRPELIPHVDDALLQAMARDEVHRMALQGLDLHSYMCLPMKIRGRTLGAITFATGASGRVYSAVEFALAEDLTRRAAVALDNARLYRTAQQASMMKDEFLATISHELRTPLNAILGWARLLRTRRLDEETVARALETIERNARAQAQLIEDLLDVSGIVTGKIRLNVHPVALPPIIEAAIDAVRPMAEARGVQLMTNCSSRSHLVMGDSDRLQQVVWNLLSNAIKFTSSGGAVQVTLVLSTSTAQVQVVDTGQGIHPEFLPHVFERFRQADGTTSRTYGGLGLGLAIVRHLVELHGGTVLAHSEGEGKGATFTVSLPLLSA; encoded by the coding sequence ATGAAGAAGTCGTCTTTTGTCGTCTGGATACCCTATGGTGTCGCTCTGATGACCATTGCGCTTGCGCTTGTGCTGACCTCCTGGCTGTGGACATTCCTGGCTCCAAGCCGCTTCTTGCTCCTGCTTACGGCTGTTATAGTCACTGTGTGGTACGGGGGGAGAGGGCCGGGACTGCTTGCGACTGGAGTAGGGATGGGGGGCGGGGTCTACTATCTGACCAGCCCGCACTATATGGTAGCTTTTGAAGAAATAGCAGATATTTTTGCACTCCTCTTGTTTGGTTTGATAGGTCTTCTGATCAGTCTGTGGGTGAAAAACGGGCAGGCAAAGCACACCCTGACACGGGAGCGAGAAGCTTTACTCAGGCTCTTGGTGGATACCAATCTGTTGGGGGTGTTTTTTGCGGACGCAGTAGGCCATATTACCTACGGCAACCCTATTTTTCTCAACCTGCTGGGCTATACCGAGGCCGACCTCGCAACCCAAACCGTCTCTTGCGAGCAAATGACTCCGCCTGAATATTATGCCCGAGACGCCCAGGCACTCCAAGAACTGTTTAACAACCAGGTCTGTACGCCCTACGAAAAGGAATACATCCGCAAGGATGGCCGCCGCGTCCCCATGCTCACCGGGACTGCCTTGGTGACGGGGAGTCCAGAATATGTCGTGGGCTTTGTTCTGGACCTCAGCCAGCAGAAGCACGACCAAGCTGAATGTTCCCGGCGCTACAGCGAAGTCCAGGCAGCCCTCAACCATCAGGAGGAGGCGTTGGCGCTCCTCGATGCCCTCCAAACCAATACCCCGATTGGTCTGGCTTTTTGGGACCGGGAGTTGCGCTTTATGCGCGTCAATCCCGCCTTCGCCCGGATGAATAACCGCTCGTCGGAGGAGTACCTTGGGCGGACACTAGCCGAAGTACAACCCCATCTGGCGCAGGTTGTGGAGCCTTTGCTACAGCAGGTGCTTGCCACGGGAGCAACCATTCTGGACCGGGAGCTTGAAGGGGAGGCTGAATCAGACCAGCCCCGGCACTGGCAGGTGAGCTACTACCCCGTCTATACACGGGAGCAACAACTTTGGGGGGTAGGTGCAGTCATGACCGAGGTCACCCAGCAAAAACAGGCACAGGACCTGCTCTGGCGGGTCAAGGGCAACCTGGAGCATCGGGTCCGCAAGCGCATGCATACTACCCATGCCGCCCTCCAGTCCCAGATTACAGAACAAGAGCGGGTCGTGGGTGAGTTGGCTCTACGCGAAGAGGCCCTGCGTCACTCCGAACAGATGCTCTCCCTCCACCTCCAGCAGACGCCTCTAGCGGTGATCGAGTGGGACGTGAGGTTTCGGGTCAGCCAGTGGAACCCTGCGGCAGAGCGGATTTTTGGCTACACTCAGGCCGAGGCTTTGGGGATGCACCCCACGGACTTTGTGCCGCAAGAGTACCGTTCACAGATGCAGATGGTCTGTGAGCGGCATCTGCAAGGACAGGGCGGACAAAGCCGCACTATAGTCAACTGCACCCGAGATGGACGGCTCATCTACTGCGAGTGGTACAACACCCCTCTTGTTGACCGCAACAACCAGGTCATTGGGGTGGCCTCGTTAGTCTTGGATATCACCGAGCGCCGTGAAGCTGAGGAGCGCTTGCGCGACGAAAAAGAATTTTCAGAACGGCTCATCGACAGCAGCATCGACGGCATTATCGCCTTTGACCAGGAGTGCCGCTATACCGCCTGGAGCGCTGGAATGGAGCGGATCACAGGGCTGAGCAAGGAGCAGGTGCTCGGTCGGGTGGCGACCGAGGTGTTTCCTTTTCTCAAGGAGATTGGCGAGGACCGTCACTATCAAGCAGTGCTCTGTGGAGCGCAGATCAGGACCGAAGACCGGCCTTTCACCGTGCCTGCGACAGGGCGGTCTGGATTTTTCCAAGGCTACTATTCCCCTTTCTACGGGGCGCAGGGGAGGGTAATCGGGGGGCTAGCCGTCATCCGCGATATCACAGAGCGTGTCCGCGACGAAGCGCTGCGCACCCGCATGGAAGAAGAACGGATGCAGTTAGTGCGCGAACAGTCCGCCCTAGCGGTAGCCGAGTGCGCACGCCGGGAAGCGGAGGCTGCCCAAGGTCGTGCCGCCTTTTTAGCCGAGGCCAGTGATGTACTTGCTGCTTCTTTTGACCAGGAGACCCGTCTGGAAGCGGTCGCCCATTTGGTGGTGCCTTATCTGGCAGATTGGTGCCTCATCGATCTGATCGAGGCAGACGGAGGCTTTCGCCGTCTGAGCATCGTACATCCCCGTCCAGAACAGGTGCACCGGGCTTGGTCGCTGACAGGCCCTCATGCTCCAACCATCTCCCATGGACCCGTCCGTGTCCTCACTACAGGACGGCCTGAACTGATTCCCCATGTGGACGACGCTTTACTCCAGGCTATGGCTCGGGACGAAGTCCACCGCATGGCACTCCAAGGACTAGATCTCCATTCCTATATGTGCCTGCCGATGAAGATCCGGGGGCGGACGCTTGGGGCTATTACCTTCGCTACCGGGGCATCGGGCCGAGTGTACAGCGCTGTGGAATTTGCTTTGGCGGAGGACCTGACTCGGCGGGCGGCTGTCGCCCTAGACAACGCCCGCCTCTACCGCACCGCCCAGCAGGCGAGCATGATGAAAGATGAGTTTTTGGCGACGATCTCCCACGAATTGAGGACCCCTCTCAACGCCATACTAGGCTGGGCACGCCTACTGCGGACCCGTCGTCTGGATGAAGAAACCGTAGCCCGTGCCCTGGAGACGATTGAGCGCAATGCCCGCGCTCAGGCCCAACTCATCGAAGACCTCCTGGATGTCTCTGGCATCGTCACCGGCAAGATCCGCCTCAATGTCCATCCGGTCGCCCTACCTCCGATTATCGAAGCGGCCATTGACGCAGTACGCCCCATGGCCGAAGCCCGTGGGGTCCAACTCATGACCAATTGCTCCAGCCGGTCCCATCTGGTCATGGGAGATAGCGACCGGCTCCAGCAGGTGGTCTGGAACTTATTGTCCAATGCCATCAAGTTCACCTCCAGTGGAGGAGCCGTCCAGGTCACCCTGGTTTTGAGCACAAGCACAGCCCAGGTGCAGGTAGTGGATACGGGGCAGGGTATTCACCCCGAATTTCTACCCCATGTCTTTGAGCGCTTCCGGCAGGCCGACGGGACTACCAGCCGGACTTATGGGGGTCTGGGCCTGGGTCTCGCCATTGTCCGGCATCTGGTGGAACTCCACGGCGGGACAGTCCTCGCCCACAGTGAGGGAGAAGGGAAAGGGGCCACCTTTACGGTCTCGCTGCCCCTATTGTCAGCATGA
- a CDS encoding DUF2231 domain-containing protein, with the protein MTRHPNIPPLIESEDSEARDPGIQSSVHIAGHPIHPILVAFPIATLVLALGSDLGYWVSADPFWARTSLWLIAVGLGAAILAAVTGMLDFLRIKRVRQRTAGRAHMLTNAAILVLTLLNLGVRLGDPVAGIYPLGLPLSILVALLLGLSGWWGGELVYRHKVGVIGYGSRTGS; encoded by the coding sequence ATGACCCGACATCCCAACATACCGCCTTTGATCGAAAGTGAGGATAGCGAAGCTCGCGACCCTGGGATCCAGAGTAGCGTCCATATCGCAGGACATCCCATCCATCCGATTCTAGTCGCGTTCCCGATAGCGACGTTGGTCCTGGCGCTAGGCAGCGATTTGGGCTATTGGGTCAGCGCTGACCCCTTTTGGGCTAGGACTTCACTGTGGTTGATCGCCGTGGGGTTGGGGGCAGCTATCCTCGCGGCAGTCACGGGAATGCTGGACTTTTTGCGCATCAAACGGGTCCGCCAACGCACCGCTGGGCGGGCGCACATGCTCACGAATGCGGCGATTTTGGTGCTGACGCTCCTCAATCTCGGGGTCCGTCTCGGTGACCCGGTAGCGGGCATCTATCCCCTTGGCTTGCCCCTATCGATTCTCGTAGCCTTGCTTTTGGGCCTCTCTGGGTGGTGGGGGGGAGAACTGGTCTACCGCCACAAAGTGGGTGTCATCGGCTATGGCAGCAGAACCGGAAGCTAG
- the dxs gene encoding 1-deoxy-D-xylulose-5-phosphate synthase, giving the protein MHLSELSHPNQLRNLSIVQLKDLAQQIRDKHLRTAATIGGVHLAPGLGVVELTLALYKTLDLDRDKVCWDVGHQAYAHKMLTGRYENFHTLRQKDGVAGYLKLTENRFDHWGAGHASTSISAALGMAMARDYQADNYKVTAVIGDGALTGGMALEALNHSGHLPKTNLLVILNDNEMSISQNVGALTQHLNRLRLSPPVKFLTENIEHQIRNIPLVGEAMAPEMGRLKDSVKYLTVARSKAGVVFEELGFTYLGPVDGHDFEELLNYLKLAHSLEGPVFMHVVTTKGKGYPAAEQSQVFYHAPPCFDVATGKIFPAKKPAPPKYQDVFAQTLIHLAEHNPKIVGITAAMATGTSLDKFQAKFPDRFVDVGIAEQHAVTLAAGMALQGMRPVAAIYSTFLQRAFDQIIHDVCIQNVPVFFCMDRAGVVGEDGPTHHGVFDYSYLRLIPNIVIMAPKDEAEFQQMIATGVAHTSSPIAVRYPRGTGPGAALLAEGIEPLPIGKAEVLRRGNDWVIFAIGSMVYPSLQAAQMLHEHGLSCTVVNARFVKPLDTELFIALARESRYGVVTVEEGCLPGGFGSGVLETLNDVEVRVPVYRIGVPDEFVHHAKREQLLAELGLTGDRIAQRILDVMQRQQVPSTVTK; this is encoded by the coding sequence ATGCATCTGAGTGAACTTTCCCATCCCAATCAGTTACGCAACCTTTCCATTGTGCAGCTTAAGGACCTGGCCCAACAGATACGTGACAAGCATCTCAGAACAGCGGCAACGATTGGTGGGGTCCATCTCGCTCCGGGATTAGGGGTGGTAGAGTTGACCCTGGCTCTTTATAAAACACTAGATCTGGACCGGGACAAAGTCTGCTGGGATGTGGGGCACCAAGCCTATGCCCATAAAATGCTGACAGGTCGCTATGAAAATTTTCACACGCTCCGGCAGAAAGATGGTGTGGCAGGGTACTTAAAATTAACCGAGAACCGCTTTGACCACTGGGGTGCCGGTCATGCCTCGACCAGTATTTCCGCTGCTTTGGGCATGGCGATGGCTCGGGACTATCAGGCAGATAACTACAAGGTCACGGCTGTCATCGGCGATGGAGCGCTCACCGGGGGCATGGCGCTAGAAGCACTCAACCACAGCGGACACTTGCCCAAAACCAATCTCTTGGTCATCCTCAACGACAACGAGATGTCCATCTCTCAAAATGTAGGGGCACTCACACAGCACCTCAATCGTCTGCGCCTGTCACCGCCAGTCAAGTTCTTGACGGAGAATATCGAGCATCAGATCCGCAACATCCCCTTGGTAGGCGAGGCGATGGCCCCGGAGATGGGGCGCCTCAAGGACTCGGTGAAATACCTGACCGTCGCGCGCTCCAAGGCTGGGGTGGTCTTCGAGGAGTTGGGCTTTACTTATCTAGGTCCGGTCGATGGGCATGACTTTGAAGAACTGCTCAATTATCTAAAACTGGCCCATTCCCTAGAAGGTCCAGTGTTTATGCATGTGGTCACGACCAAGGGCAAGGGCTATCCAGCAGCGGAACAGAGTCAGGTCTTTTATCATGCGCCGCCTTGCTTCGATGTGGCGACCGGCAAAATCTTCCCCGCTAAGAAGCCTGCCCCTCCCAAGTATCAGGATGTCTTCGCGCAGACCTTAATTCACTTAGCCGAGCACAACCCCAAAATTGTGGGCATTACCGCTGCTATGGCGACGGGCACTAGTCTGGACAAATTCCAAGCTAAATTCCCCGACCGTTTTGTGGATGTGGGTATCGCCGAACAACACGCGGTCACGCTGGCGGCGGGGATGGCGCTCCAGGGGATGCGCCCGGTGGCAGCTATCTATTCAACCTTTTTGCAACGGGCTTTTGACCAAATTATCCACGATGTCTGTATTCAAAACGTTCCGGTCTTCTTCTGTATGGACCGCGCAGGGGTAGTCGGGGAGGATGGGCCAACCCATCACGGGGTCTTTGATTACAGTTATCTGCGTCTCATCCCGAATATCGTCATCATGGCGCCCAAGGACGAGGCGGAATTCCAGCAGATGATCGCAACCGGGGTCGCCCATACGAGTAGCCCGATTGCCGTGCGCTATCCGCGCGGGACAGGTCCGGGTGCAGCGCTGCTAGCCGAAGGGATCGAGCCTTTGCCCATTGGGAAAGCAGAAGTCCTGCGGCGCGGCAACGATTGGGTGATTTTCGCGATTGGTTCGATGGTCTACCCGAGTCTGCAAGCAGCCCAAATGTTGCACGAACACGGTCTGAGTTGCACGGTAGTCAATGCCCGCTTTGTCAAACCCCTAGACACTGAACTCTTTATTGCTTTGGCCCGTGAGAGCCGCTACGGGGTCGTCACCGTCGAGGAAGGCTGTCTGCCCGGTGGTTTCGGTTCAGGAGTATTAGAGACTTTGAATGATGTAGAAGTCCGAGTCCCAGTCTATCGCATTGGCGTCCCCGATGAATTTGTCCACCATGCCAAGCGCGAACAGCTCCTTGCCGAATTGGGCCTCACCGGAGACCGCATTGCCCAACGCATCCTCGATGTGATGCAGCGCCAACAGGTACCCTCGACCGTGACCAAGTAG
- a CDS encoding glycosyltransferase family 4 protein, with protein sequence MTTRQTANRVQHAKVLLSAYACRPDRGSEPGVGWNIAQELVRHCAQVWVVTRAENRPMITEALQQTPVPRLHFVYHDLPDWAVWRRQVRLHYYLWQTSVYFMARTLHQEVGFDLVQHVTYGRYCVPSSLAFLPVPFIWGPVGGAEAAPRAFREDFGLAGKLFEMLRDLSCWIGERDPLVRLTAARSALALAVTDETAARLQALKVRRVATTLSSNGIHTHELAQFQQLTAPAQNRPVRFISTGRLLHWKGFHLGLRAFAQAQLPAGEFWMVGDGPERKRLEALAAALGIAKQVKFLGALTREQALAALGACDVLVHPSLHDFSPAVCLEAMAAGRPVICLDIGGAANQITPETGIKVAAQTPEQTVQDMVAAMVRLERDPGLRRRMGQAGQQRVQEFFRWENKGRDLVCFYQEVLSAAGANSLGGEADRRKRLPH encoded by the coding sequence ATGACTACACGTCAGACAGCCAATCGGGTACAGCACGCCAAGGTTTTACTCTCGGCCTATGCTTGCCGTCCTGACCGGGGCTCAGAGCCTGGAGTCGGATGGAATATCGCTCAGGAATTAGTCAGGCACTGCGCCCAAGTCTGGGTCGTCACCCGTGCTGAAAACCGCCCCATGATTACCGAAGCGCTACAACAGACCCCCGTGCCCCGCCTCCATTTCGTGTACCATGACCTGCCCGATTGGGCTGTCTGGCGGCGGCAAGTGCGCCTGCATTACTACCTCTGGCAGACCAGTGTTTACTTCATGGCGCGCACGTTGCATCAGGAGGTCGGCTTTGATCTGGTGCAACATGTGACCTATGGCCGCTATTGCGTACCGAGTTCGCTGGCTTTCCTGCCGGTACCCTTTATCTGGGGGCCGGTAGGCGGGGCAGAGGCAGCACCGCGCGCCTTCCGCGAAGACTTTGGCCTCGCAGGTAAGCTCTTTGAAATGTTGCGCGACTTGAGTTGCTGGATTGGGGAGCGCGACCCTTTGGTGCGGTTGACCGCAGCGCGTAGCGCTCTGGCCCTCGCGGTCACTGACGAGACTGCGGCTCGCCTCCAAGCACTTAAAGTCAGACGCGTCGCAACAACCCTGAGTTCCAATGGCATTCACACCCACGAACTGGCGCAGTTTCAGCAGTTGACGGCTCCTGCTCAAAATCGGCCCGTGCGCTTTATTAGCACCGGACGGCTACTGCACTGGAAGGGCTTTCACCTGGGCTTGAGAGCCTTTGCCCAAGCACAGTTACCCGCAGGAGAGTTTTGGATGGTCGGTGACGGCCCGGAGCGCAAGCGACTCGAAGCTCTAGCGGCAGCCTTAGGCATTGCCAAGCAAGTTAAATTCCTGGGAGCCCTGACGCGTGAGCAAGCCCTAGCGGCCCTGGGAGCCTGTGATGTGCTGGTGCATCCCAGCCTCCACGATTTTTCCCCAGCAGTCTGTCTGGAGGCTATGGCTGCGGGGCGGCCTGTGATTTGTCTGGATATCGGCGGTGCTGCCAACCAAATCACGCCCGAAACGGGCATAAAAGTGGCTGCTCAAACCCCTGAGCAGACGGTCCAAGACATGGTGGCAGCCATGGTCCGTCTGGAGCGAGACCCCGGACTGCGCAGGCGCATGGGGCAGGCGGGGCAGCAACGGGTTCAAGAGTTCTTTCGCTGGGAAAACAAAGGCCGGGATTTGGTCTGCTTTTATCAGGAAGTCTTGAGCGCTGCTGGAGCCAACAGCCTTGGGGGAGAGGCAGACCGCAGGAAGCGTCTGCCACACTGA
- a CDS encoding aldo/keto reductase — MFERQGRRDFVKRLGYGAAILAIGGTALPTAAAGEIPRRVLRPGVEVSILGIGGAHLSGTKSEQEAIQIVQEAVDAGVNFMDNAWEYHDGQSEERMGKALKGRRDKVFLMTKVCTHGRNRKVAMQQLEDSLRRLQTDHLDLWQVHEVIYENDPDLHFAAGGVIEALDQARKEGKVRFVGFTGHKDPAIHLKMLARGYPFDTCQMPLNCFDASFRSFEMRVLPELQRRGIAALGMKSLGGAGQPVKKGILSAEEALRYAMSLPVVTTISGIDSLEVLRQNLKVARGFVPLTGQQMQTLRERYAPLAADGRFELYKTSMRYDGKPGRKQHDFPSQAALAL, encoded by the coding sequence ATGTTTGAGCGGCAAGGTAGAAGGGACTTTGTCAAACGTCTGGGATACGGAGCTGCAATCCTTGCCATCGGGGGCACCGCCTTGCCCACAGCAGCAGCAGGTGAAATTCCCCGTCGGGTGTTGCGCCCCGGGGTCGAGGTCTCGATTCTCGGGATTGGTGGAGCGCACTTGAGTGGGACCAAAAGTGAGCAAGAGGCGATCCAAATCGTTCAGGAAGCTGTCGATGCCGGGGTCAACTTCATGGACAATGCCTGGGAGTACCACGACGGGCAGAGTGAGGAGCGCATGGGCAAAGCCCTCAAGGGACGGCGCGACAAAGTCTTTTTGATGACCAAGGTCTGTACCCATGGACGCAACCGCAAAGTGGCGATGCAACAATTGGAGGATTCCCTGCGCCGACTCCAGACCGACCACCTCGACCTCTGGCAGGTCCACGAGGTCATCTACGAGAACGACCCTGACTTGCATTTCGCGGCGGGGGGTGTCATAGAAGCACTCGATCAGGCCCGCAAAGAAGGCAAAGTCCGCTTTGTTGGCTTCACCGGCCACAAGGACCCTGCCATCCATCTGAAGATGCTCGCCCGAGGCTATCCCTTTGATACGTGTCAGATGCCGCTCAATTGCTTCGATGCAAGCTTCCGCTCTTTTGAGATGCGGGTTTTGCCTGAACTCCAGCGCCGGGGTATTGCCGCCCTTGGGATGAAGAGTCTGGGCGGTGCGGGTCAGCCGGTCAAAAAGGGGATCCTCAGCGCCGAAGAAGCGCTGCGCTATGCCATGAGCCTGCCTGTAGTGACCACCATCAGCGGGATTGATTCGCTCGAAGTGCTCCGGCAAAACCTGAAAGTCGCTCGGGGCTTTGTACCCCTGACCGGGCAACAGATGCAGACTTTACGCGAGCGATACGCTCCTTTGGCTGCCGATGGTCGCTTTGAGCTTTACAAAACCTCTATGCGCTACGACGGGAAACCGGGTCGCAAGCAACACGACTTCCCCAGTCAAGCAGCGTTGGCGCTGTGA